The proteins below come from a single Ruegeria sp. THAF33 genomic window:
- a CDS encoding D-amino-acid transaminase: protein MTRTVYVNGEYLPETEAKVSIFDRGFLFADAVYEVTSVLDGKLIDFEGHAVRLKRSLDELEMAEPCTKEELLEIHRKLVDLNGIEEGLVYLQVSRGSDGDRDFVFPSADTKPSLVLFTQNKPGLADSPAARKGAKIISIEDIRWGRRDIKTVQLLYPSMGKMMAKKAGCDDAWLVEDGFVTEGTSNNAYFVKNGKIVTRPLSNDILHGITRKAVLRMAAEAQMEVEERLFTIDEAKEADEAFTTSASAFVMPVVEIDGVTLGDGTPGPIAKRLREIYLDESRKAAI from the coding sequence ATGACCCGTACCGTTTATGTAAATGGCGAATACCTGCCCGAGACCGAGGCCAAGGTATCTATCTTTGACCGTGGCTTCCTGTTTGCAGACGCGGTTTACGAAGTGACCAGTGTACTGGATGGCAAGCTGATCGATTTCGAGGGCCACGCGGTGCGCCTGAAGCGGTCTCTGGACGAGCTGGAGATGGCCGAGCCCTGCACCAAGGAAGAGCTGCTGGAAATCCACCGCAAGCTGGTTGATCTGAACGGCATAGAAGAGGGCCTGGTCTACCTTCAGGTTTCGCGCGGCAGCGACGGTGACCGGGATTTTGTCTTCCCTTCGGCCGATACCAAGCCAAGCCTCGTTCTGTTCACCCAGAACAAGCCCGGGCTGGCTGACAGCCCGGCGGCACGGAAAGGTGCCAAGATCATCTCGATCGAGGACATCCGTTGGGGTCGCCGCGACATCAAAACCGTGCAACTGCTTTACCCTTCGATGGGCAAGATGATGGCCAAGAAAGCGGGCTGCGACGATGCATGGCTGGTCGAGGACGGCTTTGTGACCGAGGGCACCAGCAACAACGCCTATTTCGTCAAGAACGGCAAGATCGTGACCCGCCCGCTGTCCAACGACATCCTGCACGGGATCACTCGCAAGGCCGTGCTGCGCATGGCAGCCGAAGCACAGATGGAAGTTGAAGAGCGGCTGTTTACCATCGACGAAGCCAAAGAGGCTGATGAGGCGTTCACGACCTCGGCCAGTGCCTTCGTGATGCCGGTAGTGGAAATCGACGGAGTCACGCTGGGTGATGGTACACCCGGTCCGATTGCCAAACGCCTTCGTGAAATTTACCTGGATGAAAGCCGAAAGGCCGCGATCTGA